The following coding sequences lie in one Arachis ipaensis cultivar K30076 chromosome B05, Araip1.1, whole genome shotgun sequence genomic window:
- the LOC107640867 gene encoding uncharacterized protein LOC107640867 isoform X2 encodes MRALLDLVTLHCKVNNLDSVEAMKEIHLYRDRKESFDRPEAVPAAKKLQPDEWWRLFGSSAPCLQKIEVRILSQASASSGCERNWSLFDQIHTTRRNRLEHDRLSDIVYVTYNLRLKSRNERKKRKQKSQYDPIDIETIDKVDFWVTEEVVEKEPDLPNEIDADLDQGGGGGSTSTFYAAPLAFSGPSSGNEGDEINEANL; translated from the exons ATGCGAGCTTTACTTGATCTTGTTACATTGCATTGCAAGGTTAATAATTTAGATTCAGTTGAGGCAATGAAAGAAATACACTTATATAGAGATCGAAAGGAAAGCTTTGATAGGCCTGAAGCTGTTCCAGCTGCAAAAAAACTTCAACCTG ATGAATGGTGGAGGTTGTTTGGTAGTTCTGCTCCGTGTTTACAAAAAATTGAAGTTCGCATTCTTAGCCAAGCATCTGCTTCTTCAGGGTGTGAAAGGAATTGGAGTCTTTTTGATCAAATTCATACAACAAGAAGGAATAGATTGGAGCATGATAGGCTAAGTGATATTGtgtatgttacatataatttgcgTCTTAAATCCAG gaatgaaagaaaaaaaagaaagcaaaagtcGCAATATGATCCAATCGATATTGAAACTATTGATAAGGTTGATTTTTGGGTGACGGAAGAGGTTGTTGAAAAAGAGCCTGATCTTCCAA ATGAGATTGATGCTGATTTAGAtcaaggtggtggtggtggtagtactAGTACATTTTATGCTGCACCACTTGCTTTTTCTGGTCCAAGTAGTGGAAATGAAGGTGATGAAATCAATGAGGCAAATCTGTAG
- the LOC107640867 gene encoding uncharacterized protein LOC107640867 isoform X1, with amino-acid sequence MRALLDLVTLHCKVNNLDSVEAMKEIHLYRDRKESFDRPEAVPAAKKLQPDEWWRLFGSSAPCLQKIEVRILSQASASSGCERNWSLFDQIHTTRRNRLEHDRLSDIVYVTYNLRLKSRNERKKRKQKSQYDPIDIETIDKVDFWVTEEVVEKEPDLPSNIEDLLHEIDADLDQGGGGGSTSTFYAAPLAFSGPSSGNEGDEINEANL; translated from the exons ATGCGAGCTTTACTTGATCTTGTTACATTGCATTGCAAGGTTAATAATTTAGATTCAGTTGAGGCAATGAAAGAAATACACTTATATAGAGATCGAAAGGAAAGCTTTGATAGGCCTGAAGCTGTTCCAGCTGCAAAAAAACTTCAACCTG ATGAATGGTGGAGGTTGTTTGGTAGTTCTGCTCCGTGTTTACAAAAAATTGAAGTTCGCATTCTTAGCCAAGCATCTGCTTCTTCAGGGTGTGAAAGGAATTGGAGTCTTTTTGATCAAATTCATACAACAAGAAGGAATAGATTGGAGCATGATAGGCTAAGTGATATTGtgtatgttacatataatttgcgTCTTAAATCCAG gaatgaaagaaaaaaaagaaagcaaaagtcGCAATATGATCCAATCGATATTGAAACTATTGATAAGGTTGATTTTTGGGTGACGGAAGAGGTTGTTGAAAAAGAGCCTGATCTTCCAAGTAATATTGAAGACTTGCTTC ATGAGATTGATGCTGATTTAGAtcaaggtggtggtggtggtagtactAGTACATTTTATGCTGCACCACTTGCTTTTTCTGGTCCAAGTAGTGGAAATGAAGGTGATGAAATCAATGAGGCAAATCTGTAG